TGAATGATGTCTGGCTGAATCTGTTCAAAAACTTTTTTGAGCTTTGCAATGCGGTAGGGTGCAGTAAGAAGATTTTTACTGCACACATCAAAAACTATATGTTTTCCACCCTCTTTTTCTATTAATTCTACAAGTTTTCCGCCTCTACTTATCACAATGCTTTCGATTCCACGTTTTACAAGTTCCCTGTTTAACTCTACAACGCCTCGCTCAACCCCTCCTTCATTAAGCTCTGGCAGTAGTTGCACAACTCTCACAGATACTTCCTTAAATCGATCTTTTTTCCTGCATTGCCAACATTGCCATCAAAAATGTGCAAATTGCCCTCTTTCGCTAAATTTTTCACCATCTTTTCATACTTGTTTCTTTTCTCTCCCGGAAGTGGAATCACCTCTACCGCAGCATCTCCATTGCTTACGGCTTCAGAGATCATCGAAGTCGAATCGATCGTGATAAAGACTCTCTCACAACAGCTCAAAAAGTCACCTATGGGATTGACAGGGTTTTTTGAGTAGATCACACTGTATGAAAATGGATAGCTCTGTAAAAACTCCTCTACATCTTTTGGCGTTCTCGGAGAGGTCGTTACAAAAATATCTTTGTCTCGAAACGTTTTGAACAGAAACTCAACAACAGGCTTTATGCTCTGGATATCCATCGTGTAGTGTCTGTTTGGTCCACCCACAATCAAAGCGATACACCCTTTTTTGCAAGGTGCAACTCCATTTTTTTGTGAATAGGAAAAATTGACAGGTATCTGGATTGCTTTTGTATCGTTAACGTCATCATGCAACTGAGCATAGATTGTAGAAAAGTTTTTTCGATATCCCCTTGGATACATTAAAGCGATGCTTTTGGCGTTCATGCTTTTTGCAAGAAGCTTGTTCGCATAGTATGTTCCACTTCCGGCACTTACCACTATATCGGCTTTTTTACTCTCAAACGGGTCAAAAAAAATTTTCGTATAGATTCCAAGCCAGTCCAAAAGAAAGGAAAAAGCTTTATAAATTTTTGATCGGAATCGCACTTGGACAATTTCATAAGGTATACCCAAAAGCCTACAATAAGCGATGGATTGATTCTCATGTCCTTTTTTCCCATCACTGACAATAACTGCTCTCATCCCATTTTCCATCTGTTATGCATCCAAAACCACTGCTCTGGATACTCTCTTACAACCTCTTCAAGAATATCATTGAGTCTTTGAGTATACTCTTCTATACCGCATCCATCACATGAGAACTCTTTTTGGATCAACTTCAGTTTGTCACCTTCTCGAACCAAAAAAACCGGAACAACTTCTACATCGAACTTTTTTGCCAAAAGAGCTATAGTCGGTACAGTTTTACAAGGTCTTCCAAAAAAAGTCGTTTCAATGCCATCTGAACCCGCTTTTTGATCGATCATTAACCCTATATTATTCCCAGATTTCAATTCTTTAAAAAGAGCCCGTACAGCACCGTGTTTATATATAAGTTTATTGCCATATTTTTGTCGAAAAGGTTTGGAAAAACTTCTTTCAATAAGTTTATTATTTCCTTCTCTCGCAACAACGGCCATTGGATAACCACTTTGTGCCAAAAAGTGGGCCAAAGCTTCCCAGTTACCGAAATGCGCAGTTACAAAAATTTTTGGTTTCTCAGTTTTTGGAGTTAAGGAGCCTTCAATGGATGAAAAATCGAATCTATCATGAAACAAAAAAAGAATCTCTGCAGTCGTTTTGGCAAAATTTTGATATATAGGCCAAGCAAATTTGGGAGAGAGTCCAGCTTTCCGTAGATTATCTTTCGTTAAGTTTCTCCTTCTACTATCGATTATATATAACATTCCAGCTAATAAAGAAAACAGTCCATATACTATTTTTTTGGGCGTTCTTTTAGCAATAGCAAATAAAGAAGAAACGACTGTATACTCCAACTGCTCACGCACTATCCAATAGCCTTTCACTTTTTTCTATAACCTCTTCTATCGTAATAGCGTTGATTGGGTTCTTACGAATAAACTCTTTTTTTTCATTCATACATCCAACCTGCCAATCGTCTCCGGTGGAGAAGAGCGTCACTGTTGGCACATTCAAAGCAGCAGCCAAATGCACTGGCCCCGTATCATTGCTGATAAAAAGATCACATTGCTTGATAGCGAATGCTAAATGAACAAGATCTTGATCATAGATTTTGATGAATCGATCATCGAAGGAGGATAAAAACCGTTTTTCTGCAGGTCCGAAAAAAACCATCACATTGTAATGTGGCAAGAAATATTCACCCAGTTTTTTAAAATTTTCTTCGCTCCACCGTCTGCTTTCTTGGGTAGATCCGATATTGAGTCCAATGGTCTTTTTGGATGATTGCAAAGACAAAGACAATGTAACATTTTTGGGAATACAGACTTCAGGAGTCCCTTCCATCTCAACTTCAGCGATACGTGCAAAATGTTTGCTTCTATGAACGGTTGTATCGTATGGTCGTATAGTGGTATAAAATTTACGGTATTTCTCCTTTTTCAAAGCACCAATTCGCTCTTTTGCACCTACTATCCAAGCTATAATGGCCGTTTCACCAAAACTTTGAAAATCATACACTACATCATATTTTCCGCAAAGAGAAAAGAGTTTTTTTAGTTCTTTCACGATAGAGAAAAATTTTTTTTGACGAAAGGCGTTTCTATCGATCTCAATCACTTCATCAATAATTCCGCATGAAAGGTCTTTAATCTTTGCATTGGCTTTATCGCACAAAAGGGTTATTTTGCTATCAGGGTATCTTTTTTTAATGGCTTTCAAAGTTGGCAACAACATAACAATATCGCCAAGTCCAGAGTAACGAATAGCCAAAATGTTCATCAAAAACTCTCATCAATCAAACTGCACAGAATATGCCCTATCATGATGTGCATCTCTTGAATTCTCGGCGTCTGAGATGAAGGCACAACGATAGCGGCGTCACATAGATCTTTGATCCGTCCTCCATCTTTTCCAAGCAGGCCTATCGTTTTGCATCCTCTTTTTTTTGCCTCTTCCATGGCTCTTAGTACATTTTCGCTCTCACCGCTTGTCGATATGCCAATAAGCACATCCCCTTTTTGTGCCAAACCTTCTACTTGTCTAGCAAAGACTAGTTCAAACCCATAATCATTTCCGATTGCAGTAAGAGCAGAAGTATCGACACTCAGGGCAATTGCAGGCAAAGAACGTCTCTCTTTTTTGAATCTGCCTACAAGTTCAGCCGCAATATGCTGCGCATCCGCTGCGCTTCCGCCATTACCGCAAAGCATAATCTTTTTTTGGTTCTTCAAAGCTTCAATACATATAATACTTGCAGTATAGATATGAAATCGAAGCTCCTCCCAAACTTTTTCAAATGTTTTTTGATGCTCAAGGAGTTCTTTTTCGATATGTTCTAACAACTTCTCATCCTTTCTACAATCGCCGTCGTGCTTTTCCCCTCTACAAAATCTATCAGTCGTACCTCTTTAGCGATATCACTCCCTACCACCTCTTTTCCTTTGTAGTCGCCGCCTTTTACCAAAATATCCGGCTTAACTATTTTGATAAGCTCATATGGCGTATCTTCTTCAAAAATTACCACATAATCCACTGCTTCAAGACTCGCTAACAGATAGGCTCTGTCAAACTGGGGATTGATTGGACGATCATCTCCTTTCAGTCGTTTAACACTCGCATCGGAATTGACCCCGACGATCAATACATCTCCAAGTTCTTTGGCCT
The Nitratiruptor sp. SB155-2 genome window above contains:
- a CDS encoding lysophospholipid acyltransferase family protein, encoding MREQLEYTVVSSLFAIAKRTPKKIVYGLFSLLAGMLYIIDSRRRNLTKDNLRKAGLSPKFAWPIYQNFAKTTAEILFLFHDRFDFSSIEGSLTPKTEKPKIFVTAHFGNWEALAHFLAQSGYPMAVVAREGNNKLIERSFSKPFRQKYGNKLIYKHGAVRALFKELKSGNNIGLMIDQKAGSDGIETTFFGRPCKTVPTIALLAKKFDVEVVPVFLVREGDKLKLIQKEFSCDGCGIEEYTQRLNDILEEVVREYPEQWFWMHNRWKMG
- a CDS encoding glycosyltransferase family 9 protein, with amino-acid sequence MNILAIRYSGLGDIVMLLPTLKAIKKRYPDSKITLLCDKANAKIKDLSCGIIDEVIEIDRNAFRQKKFFSIVKELKKLFSLCGKYDVVYDFQSFGETAIIAWIVGAKERIGALKKEKYRKFYTTIRPYDTTVHRSKHFARIAEVEMEGTPEVCIPKNVTLSLSLQSSKKTIGLNIGSTQESRRWSEENFKKLGEYFLPHYNVMVFFGPAEKRFLSSFDDRFIKIYDQDLVHLAFAIKQCDLFISNDTGPVHLAAALNVPTVTLFSTGDDWQVGCMNEKKEFIRKNPINAITIEEVIEKSERLLDSA
- a CDS encoding ELM1/GtrOC1 family putative glycosyltransferase, whose product is MRAVIVSDGKKGHENQSIAYCRLLGIPYEIVQVRFRSKIYKAFSFLLDWLGIYTKIFFDPFESKKADIVVSAGSGTYYANKLLAKSMNAKSIALMYPRGYRKNFSTIYAQLHDDVNDTKAIQIPVNFSYSQKNGVAPCKKGCIALIVGGPNRHYTMDIQSIKPVVEFLFKTFRDKDIFVTTSPRTPKDVEEFLQSYPFSYSVIYSKNPVNPIGDFLSCCERVFITIDSTSMISEAVSNGDAAVEVIPLPGEKRNKYEKMVKNLAKEGNLHIFDGNVGNAGKKIDLRKYL
- the gmhA gene encoding D-sedoheptulose 7-phosphate isomerase, whose amino-acid sequence is MLEHIEKELLEHQKTFEKVWEELRFHIYTASIICIEALKNQKKIMLCGNGGSAADAQHIAAELVGRFKKERRSLPAIALSVDTSALTAIGNDYGFELVFARQVEGLAQKGDVLIGISTSGESENVLRAMEEAKKRGCKTIGLLGKDGGRIKDLCDAAIVVPSSQTPRIQEMHIMIGHILCSLIDESF